Proteins from one Oscillatoria nigro-viridis PCC 7112 genomic window:
- a CDS encoding TIGR04282 family arsenosugar biosynthesis glycosyltransferase, which produces MMPEKLIVFTRYPEPGTTKTRLIPVLGKTGAANLHRLMAQRTIACALSLQKSRRLSVEIHRAGGSQQLMQEWLGSDIFCENQIDGDLGARMTAAFQKSFNSGVEKTAIIGTDCPGLKAEIMAQAFEELSQHDLVLGPAKDGGYYLIGLRRAIPELFGGIHWGTSEVLACTRAIAQKLDLNIAYLPTLADIDRPEDLLGLDINMLK; this is translated from the coding sequence ATGATGCCCGAAAAACTGATTGTTTTCACCCGCTATCCCGAACCCGGAACAACCAAAACTCGACTAATTCCGGTGCTGGGAAAAACAGGCGCTGCCAACCTTCACCGCTTGATGGCCCAACGGACGATCGCCTGCGCTCTCTCTCTCCAAAAATCCCGCCGGTTATCGGTAGAAATTCACCGAGCCGGCGGCAGCCAACAACTGATGCAAGAGTGGTTGGGAAGTGATATTTTTTGTGAAAATCAAATAGACGGTGATTTGGGCGCAAGAATGACAGCAGCGTTTCAAAAGTCTTTTAATTCAGGGGTTGAGAAAACTGCAATTATCGGCACTGATTGTCCTGGTTTGAAAGCAGAAATCATGGCACAAGCTTTTGAGGAATTGAGCCAGCACGATTTAGTTTTGGGCCCGGCCAAAGACGGAGGTTATTATCTGATCGGGCTGCGGCGAGCGATACCGGAATTGTTCGGTGGCATTCACTGGGGAACCAGTGAAGTATTGGCTTGTACGCGGGCGATCGCCCAAAAGCTCGACCTCAATATTGCTTATCTGCCCACTCTTGCAGATATCGATCGACCAGAAGATCTCCTCGGTTTAGATATTAATATGTTGAAATAA